A single region of the Kwoniella botswanensis chromosome 1, complete sequence genome encodes:
- a CDS encoding peptide chain release factor 1, archaeal and eukaryotic forms, translating to MSSEQETDQAIEIWRHRKLLTMLANARGAGTSCITLILPPRSQISQASSMLTTEYGTASNIKSRVNRLSVLSAITSTQQKLKLYNRVPDNGLCVFVGTVLNDEGKEKKISFALEPFKPINTSLYMCDSRFHVEALEELLENDSKWGFIIIDGNGALFGTLSGNTRDVIHKFTVDLPKKHGRGGQSALRFSRLREEARRNYVRKVAELAVQHFITADKVNVAGLVLAGSAELKTDLSGSDLFDPRLLAKVVKIVDVSYGGENGFNQAIELAADSLANVKFVQEKRLIQKYFDEIALDTGKYCFGITDTLKALDMGAVETLIVWEQLDVIRNTLRNAAGEEVIVFSSPNDKDREKFIDKSTGTEMESAADPQPLLEWFAEKYKEFGATLEFVTNKSQEGSQFVKGFGGIGGILRYKVDFTELGDLDDEDDEFYGSDEDSGESYLP from the exons atGTCGAGCGAACAAGAG ACTGACCAAGCtatcgag ATCTGGAGGCATAGAAAGCTACTTACCATGCTTGCTAATGCTAGAGGTGCCGGTACTTCATGTATTACCTTGATTCTTCCACCTA GATCCCAGATCTCGCAAGCATCGTCGATGTTGACCACTGAATACGGTACTGCATCCAATATCAAGTCTCGTGTAAATAG GTTATCGGTATTATCAGCTATCACTTCTACGCAACAGAAGCTCAAACTGTACAATCGAG TTCCCGATAACGGTTTATGTGTTTTCGTCGGTACTGTTCTGAACGatgaaggaaaagaaaagaagatttcCTTCGCTTTGGAACCTTTCAAGCCTATCAACACCTCTTTGTACATGTGTGATAGTAGATTCCACGTAGAGGCTTTAGAAGAATTGTTAGAGAACGATTCTAAATGGGgtttcatcatcat TGATGGTAATGGAGCT CTATTCGGTACATTGTCAGGTAACACTCGAGATGTCATCCATAAATTCACTGTCGATTTACCAAAGAAACATGGTCGAGGTGGTCAATCCGCATTACGTTTCTCACGTCTTCGAGAGGAAGCCAGACGAAATTACGTTAGAAAAGTAGCTGAATTGGCTGTTCAACATTTCATCACTGCCGATAAAGTCAATGTAGCCGGTTTGGTCTTGGCAGGTAGTGCCGAATTGAAAACGGATTTGAGTGGAAGTGACTTGTTCGATCCTAGATTGTTGGCTAAGGTAGTTAAGATTGTGGATGTTTCTTATGGTGGTGAAAATGGTTTCAATCAG GCCATTGAACTTGCCGCCGACTCCCTTGCCAACGTGAAATTCGTGCAAGAAAAACGACTCATCCAGAAATACTTTGACGAAATCGCTCTCGATACTGGAAAATACTGTTTTGGTATCACCGATACCCTCAAAGCTTTAGATATGGGTGCCGTGGAAACTTTGATCGTATGGGAACAGTTGGACGTCATCCGAAACACCTTGAGAAACGCTGctggtgaagaagtgattgTCTTCTCTTCACCGAACGATAAAGACCGAGAGAAGTTTATCGACAAATCGACTGGAACCGAGATGGAATCTGCTGCCGATCCTCAACCACTCTTAGAATGGTTCGCGGAGAAATACAAGGAGTTCGGAGCTACACTGGAATTTGTAACTAACAAATCTCAAGAAGGTTCACAATTCGTTAAAGGTTTCGGAGGGATTGGTGGTATTTTGAGATATAAGGTGGATTTCACTGAATTGggtgatttggatgatgaagacgatgaatTCTACGGATCTGATGAGGATAGTGGTGAGTCATATCTGCCATGA
- a CDS encoding Grx4 family monothiol glutaredoxin yields the protein MSSNNLVTVTSPEHFKSLLSADLNRVSCLNFWAPWAEPCQAFNKSIEEEAKKFSQVLFLNIEAEELSDISESFDIEAVPSFLLLRGHTLLARHSGSDVSLLQSLLSQHSSGSTSTSSSSSNTQPLATSNAVPQAPTEPPRQRTEEEIVARCKELMNKHKVVLFMKGNPTSPKCGFSRQTVGLLREQGVEFAWFDILSDEDVRQGLKKVNDWPTFPQIIVNGELIGGLDILREMIENGEFQEILNGEEEDGVDEK from the exons ATGTCATCCAACAACCTCGTCACAGTCACCTCACCCGAACATTTCAAATCCCTCCTTTCAGCAGACTTGAACCGAGTGTCCTGTTTGAATTTCTGGGCACCATGGGCTGAGCCTTGTCAGGCATTCAACAAGTCaatagaggaagaggcaaAGAAGTTTTCTCAGGTCTTATTCCTGAAC attgaagctgaagaatTATCTGATATCTCAGAATCGTTTGATATCGAAGCTGTGCcctcattcctcctcttacGT GGTCATACATTATTAGCTAGACATTCAGGGTCTGACGTATCGTTATTACAatcacttctttctcaacATTCTTCCGGatcgacttcgacttcatcttcatcatcaaatacaCAGCCATTAGCAACCTCCAATGCGGTCCCTCAAGCACCCACCGAACCACCTAGACAGCgaactgaagaagagatcgtAGCTCGATGTAAAGAACTGATGAACAAGCATAAAGTGGTATTGTTCATGAAAGGTAATCCGACTTCACCCAAATGTGGATTTTCAAGACAGACCGTAGGACTCTTAAGGGAACAGGGAGTAGAATTTGCTTGGTTTGATATCCtctcggatgaagatgtaagacagggattgaagaaggtTAATGATTGGCCTA CCTTCCCTCAAATCATAGTCAATGGCGAATTAATAGGTGGTCTAGATATTTTGAGAGAAAtgattgagaatggtgaaTTCCAGGAGATCTtgaatggtgaagaggaagatggagtagATGAGAAGTAA